The nucleotide sequence GGTATCTTCATGTCtagaaaaaattgtcaaaaagttttgtCGTATTCAGACTTCGTTTGGTATAGATTTTCTGTAACACAAAAAATAAGctgaaaatagcaactggcactaggcactagattaataggttagtttcccaaaaaagatataaaattgcatataaagtatataagattgataatataatagcatgagacaatccaaaattatagataggttggagacgtatcagagactcGGGTCATCTTGGATCAGGGCGACAGTCATCGGCATGATGAGGCTACCATGGCGAGGTTTAGGGCGGAAAATATGCACCTCGTGTTGGAGGAGTATGAGTAGTCGGTGCATCGGAACAAGCCGGTGATAAGGgggtgaggaaggagaaggaggaggaggaggaggaggacgctggTCCCTCAAGGGTGATCGAGCTCGATTCGAAGGACGGGACGATTCGGGCTCCGATATTGGCTGGGACAATCTCTGAGTAGTTTGCAGTCGAAGTAAGTTTCTATCCGAACTGAATGTCTTGAAACCGGGTACATATGAACCCGCTTTTAAAAAAAGCATTTTAAACATGTTTTAAAAGGTGAATAttttcaaaacaaaatttcacgTCTACCATCTCTGCAAAATATGTGTACGACATAAAATTTAGCGAAAAAATGCCTTTTTTTGCCtccgcaaaaaagacaaatttcagtgCTTTCAAATAGCGTTTCAAGACActttcttttgtcttttttgcacggGCCAAAGATAATTTTGTTTTTCAGCGAAAGTTTCGGTGCGCACATACAATGTGGAGCTGTACATGTGGAActgtttttcagatttttttggcaATTAGAAATGTGTTTTCTGAAGTGGGCTCATATGCACCCGGGTTCATCCACGTATTTTCCGACTCCTATGCTTTCtttctatgtacccacacatgtagaTGTAGCCTACTTTCACCCGGGTCCTGGCTGTCCCCGAACGGCAGATAGCCAAAGCAGCAATACAACTATACAAGCGTACCACCACAATTCAAATTGCACAATGTTTCACGTTTAGTCGTTTACAGAGGATGCGGTCATGTGGACGATTTACGTTTTCTGAAGATGAGTGCATGGCAACGTTGTGCTCCCCGTGCCGGGCGACCGGCGGCCGCCTCGAGCAGTCCATCACTACTAATTCTGAAATTAAGCGGCGACCGGCCTTGGGATGTGGCCGCAGTTTTCCGGCGTGGCGGAGACGCTCTTCTGGGCGCGCAGTTGCTGGTAGAACCTCCTGATGAACTCGTCGGCTTCCCTGTCCACCTGCTGGTGCTCGCTCGCCGTGAACGGCGAGTAGGTGATGTGCAGCTTGTCCGTAGCCGGCGACGCCCACGTGGTCGGAGAAGGCGTCGCCGCCGCGAGCCCATCCTCGTCGTCGAAGAGGTGCCCGCTGTCGTTGAGCATCTCGAGCACCCTCGCGATGTCGGCCGCGTCGTAGCTGCTGTAACAGCCGGCCGCTTCGTCGCCACGGTGCTTCGCCGCGACGGTTGAGGAGCGAGAGCGGGCCGCCGCGCGGCGGTGGAAGTTGACGAAGCCGCCGAGGGCCTTGCTGGCGTCCCTGCTGCGGTGGAGGTCCATGGCGAGCTTACGCCCGGACGACAGCGCGCCGCGGCGCAGAAGGTAGATGACGGTGCGCGCCAGGCGCCACAGCCGCCGCCCCACGCTCTTGGGCTGAGCAGCAGTGGTCTTCCCGGCGACGACCTTGACGGCCATTTGCAACCGAGATAAGCGGTGTCACTCGCTCTCGTCTCGCTCTTGGTCGTTGGATAGGTACTAACGCTACTGTCACTCACTCTCGTCTGGCTCTTGGTCGTTGGATAGGAATAGGATAGGGATGTCAGGTATTTGAAGGAGCGAGGGCTCTGTCTTGTGTGTCGTCGCGTGCCGGGCTGGGTCTGAAACGAGGGATGGTGGCTTACATTATTGGTCGTGGTTGGCGAAGGATATGGAGCCTTTTCTTTGAGCACCAACCTGCCTGATCGGAGtactttttttcttcctttttaagGTTGCATGATTGGGGTAAAATAATAATATGGGAGATTAGTGCAACCCTGGGTTTTCAGTGTCTGCATGGATATGGATGTCGATGTTCTCAACACATCTTGGAGAACGACTTGGAGTTGTCTCGAGTATCGACGTCGACGCAGCCGTGCTGATGCTCGTGCCATTGGTGCAGTGCGGCATAGGTCACTCTAGGCCATACTTGCTCGTACTCTGGAAAAAATGACAGGGTGCTGAGTTCAACTTTAACGAAGATGAGACATGTGCATACGTCATAAGAATGCCGTATATTCATAGGGGTGAGTTTGCATTCGTGTTGCGAGGATCTGTACTATATTTTTCAAGAAAAAAAAAGGCAAGAACAGTAGTTTCATCCAACTAACAACTACTTATAACGTATACTGTACATGGTAACACAATTGTTGATTAAAAACAACAAAACACAATTATTGGTGTCTTCACCTGCTTTAGATAGGCCAGGGCCACgtccttctcttttcttttttgtttggaTAAAGGACACTTGTTGCCAAAATAAGAGCGCTTTGCATGATCCACGTAGCACATAGCACCACACCAGATTTCATCTACACGTAAGAGGTCGGTGCTACAAAGTACAAAACTCATGTGCCGAAAGTTTGTTTTCAAGTGCTCAACAGATTGTTATCGGAATTTAGGAGAAGTAGAGATTAGGTTTTTCTCCCCTATATCCCTTGATGGCTAGGGTAAACTCTTCCCTCCAATCTTCACCAATGAGCCTGTAGGCTCGTCTCCCCTCTACCTGCCCCTCCGGCGGCCGGTGACGGGGAGGAGAATTCTAATGCCTCCCCTCTGATTAGTAGTTTAGCTTAGGTTTTTGTTTTGTCCTTGCATGTGCAGTGCTTG is from Triticum aestivum cultivar Chinese Spring chromosome 1B, IWGSC CS RefSeq v2.1, whole genome shotgun sequence and encodes:
- the LOC123099717 gene encoding uncharacterized protein yields the protein MAVKVVAGKTTAAQPKSVGRRLWRLARTVIYLLRRGALSSGRKLAMDLHRSRDASKALGGFVNFHRRAAARSRSSTVAAKHRGDEAAGCYSSYDAADIARVLEMLNDSGHLFDDEDGLAAATPSPTTWASPATDKLHITYSPFTASEHQQVDREADEFIRRFYQQLRAQKSVSATPENCGHIPRPVAA